CGTGCTGCAGGTGGCGGGGGGATATCGCGAACGTCTGCTCGCCCGCGTGCGCGGTCAGCGTGAGCTGACGGTGGACGACGCCGTTCTGCGCCTGCTCGCGTTGCGCCTGCATGCGCTGGTCGAGGCGCTGGAAGGGCGCGGCCATGCCGCGCTCGATCCGATCCGTCTCGCCGATCCGGGCGCCCGGCGCTGGCGCGAGGCGGCCTTGCCGGCCGAGCTGCGGCGGGCCCGTTCGCACCCGGAATGGGCGCGCGGCGAAGGGCCGGGTTACGAGGCTGCGGTGCAGGCCCTGGCGGACGCGGAGGCCGCGCCCGGCTGAAGGTGCGACGCGCCGGCGGCGCTCAGTCGAGCGAGCCCACCAGCATGGTGTTGGCGAAGGGCGTGCCGGCATCCATCGGCATCGTCTGGACGCGGAAGCCCAGCCCTTCCAGCGTCGCCTGCCACGCGGTCACCGGGCGGCAGTGCAGCGTGCCCAGGCGATGGCCGCGCACGAAGGTGACGACGCGGTCCACCCAGCTGCACAGATGGAAGGGCAGGCCGGCGCCGGCGTCGCCGACGCGCATGATCAGGCGGCCGCGCGGGGCCAGGGTGTCACGCACGCGCGCCAGCACCGCGTCCTGCGCCGCGATATCCACGTAGTGCAGGCAGTCGAGGATGAACACCACGTTGGCTTCGCCATAGTCGGCGTGGCGCATGTCGCCCTGCTCCACGACCGCACCCGGCGGCAGCGCCGGCAGTGCGCGGTCGACGTCGTTCTGCATCAGCTCGATGCCGCGGTAGCCCTGCAGCCGCGGCGGCGGCGGCCAGTCCGCCGGCCAGCGGCCTTCGTCGTGCAGGCGCGCGGCGGCGGTGATCCAGTTCGACAACAGGCCCTGCCCGCAGCCGAGGTCGAGCACCGTGGCCGGGTCGGGAATCAGGCCGTGGCGCAGCAGGCTGAAGAAGATCGGGTCGCGACCGAGCTTGCCGCGGGCGAAATGCCAGGCGAAATGCCCGGCGGGGCGATAGGGGGCGGTGGCGGCGTCGAGCAGCCGTTTGCGGAAGGCGGAACTCATCGAAGGGCAGCAGTCAGGGTCACGGGGTGCAGGCCGGCGGTGCGGACGGCATCGAGCAGGCGTGGCAGTACCTCCAGGATCACCGCGCGCCCGCCGGGGCTGCGCGCGGCATGGCCGTCGTGCAGCAGCAGGATGTCGCCGGGGCCGAGCTCGCGCGTAAGGCGCGCGAGCACCGCCGCCGGCTCGCCCTCGCGGGTGTCGAAGGCGCGGCGCGTCCAGCTCGCCAGCGTCAGGCCGTGGCGCGCGAGCACCGGCTCCAGGAACGGGTTGCGCAGTCCGGCGGGGGCGCGGAAGAAGCGCGGCAGCGGTGCGCCCAGACCGGCGAGTGTGTGCTGCGCCGCGGCCACGTCGCGTTCCATGCGGCGCGGGCCGAACAGCGAGAAGGTCTTGCGGTGCCATTGCGAGTGGTTCTGCACCTCGTGGCCGGCGCGCAGGATGTCGGCCACCAGCTGGGGGTGGCGGGCGGCGTTCTCGCCGATCAGGAAGAAGGTGGCACGGGCGCCGGAGGCCGCAAGCTGGGCGAGCACCTGCGGCGTCACCTCGGGGTCGGGGCCGTCGTCGATGGTCAGTGCGATTTCGCCGCGTGCAGCCGCCGCGGCGGGCAGCCGCGTCCAGTTGGGGCCGAGCAGGCGGCTGCGCGGCCACAGCCCGGCCGCGGTCAGCGCGGCGTGGTTCAGCGCCAGCGCGGCGAGCACCCATCCCCACCACGCCGGCGCGGCCGCCAGCCCGCCGAGCGCGCCAAGGTGGAGCGCCAGCGTGGCGGTGATCAGCGGGGTGGGGCGCCAGCGGCGGACGGCGGGAAGGGCGTGCATAACGGCGGGATTGTAACTTTGCTGGGCGACGGCGCGATGACCGGCGGCGTCTTCAAGTGCTTGATCGACGGCGCTTCGCGCGCCTCAGCGGTGCAGGCGCGGCGCCAGCCACGTCAGGGCGTGGTCCCACAGTGCGGTCCAGGTCGGCCAGTCGTGCCCGCCGGGGTGCCGGCAGTGCGCGCCCGCCGGCAGCATCGCGCCCATCAGCGCGTGGCCGCGCGCAAAGCGGTCTTCGCTGCCGTACCCCAGCCATACCGGCGGCGCACCGGCGGCGGCGATGCGCTGCAGCGCGCGCCAGCCGCGGCGCTCGTCGTTGGGCGGGTAGTCGGCGGCCGGTGTCCACTGCGCGAGTCCGCCGGCGCCGGCGATCTCGCCGCTGATCGCGCGGTTGCCGGGGTAGGGCGCCAGCAGCACCAGGCTGGCCGCCTCGTCCGGGCAGGCGTCGGCGTGCATCAGCGCCGTCAGCGCGCCGATCGAGATGCCGCCGGTGTGGACGCGGGTGGCGCCGGCGGCGCGCGCGGGCGCGATCACCTCGTGCTGCAGGCGGTGCGCCAGGCTGCCGTCGCACACCGCGGCGAGATCGCTCTCGACCAGGACCAGATCGAGCGCAAGGCCGCGCGCGGCGCGCGCATCGGCAAAGCCGGCGGCGATGAAGTCGGCCGGGCCGTCGTAGGCGCCGGCCAGCAGCACCAAGACGTCCGCCGCAGGGTCGGCCCCGGCGCGCACGATGTGCTGGTCGAGGCGGGCGCGCGGTGGCGGCGGAGCAGGCGGCCGCGGCGTGCTCATCGTCCGCAGGCGGGTGCCGGCAGCACGGCGCGGGCGTCGCCCCGGCTGCCGAGCATGGCGGAGAACACCAGCGCGAGCACGGCGCCCGGCCCCACGGTGATGCCGATCGCCTGCAGCACCGGCACCTCGGAGAAGGCCAGCAGGCCGAATGCGCATACCGTGGTGCAGTTGGCGAAGAACAGCGAGGCCAGCGTGCGCGGCGCGGCCATGCGGCCGTCGGCGCGGTTGAAGAACAAGGTGTAGTTGGAGCCGACCGCAACGATCAGCAGCATGCCGACCAGGTGCAGCAGGATGAGCTGCTTGCCGGCCAGCGCCAGCCCGGCGGTGACCACCAGCACCGCGGCGGCGAGCGGGGTGACCACGCGCAGCACCTGTCGCGGGCTGCGCAGGAACACCAGCAGCAGCACGACGACGGCGGCGACGCCGCCGAGCGCGAGGCGGATCGCCTCGCGCAGGTAGTTGGCGTACAGCGCGTCGGACTCCTGCTTGAGGTCGAGGAACAGCGGCGCGCTGCCGTCGCCGGCACCGGCGAGCGCGGCGCGCACGCGGCCGGCGTCGATCAGGTCGGTGCCGTCTTCCGGCGCGCGCAGCGGCAGCAGCGCGCGCACGCCGCCTTCGGTGTGGATCAGCATCGCCTGCACCGGCAGCCCGAGCGAGCTGCCGGCCATGCTCTCCGGCGTCAGCGGCGGGCGCTGGCGGGCGGCGTCGATCTCGTCGAGGAAGGGCGTCAGGCGTTCGGCTCGCAGCGGCAGCTCGGCGGTGGCGGCGTGGAGCCGCGCGGCGAGCTCCTCACGCGCCGGCAGCGCGGCGCGGCGCGCCGCCTGGGTGGCGAGGCTGGGCAGGTAGCGCGTGGGCGCGTCCCAGCCGGCGATGACGCCGTCGGCCTGCAGCGCGTCCAGCCGCGGCGCGAGCGCCTCGACCGCACGCAGCGTGGTTTCGGTATCGGCCCCATCGACCACCACCAGATAGCGCACGTCGGGCGCGCCCATCTCGGTGCGCAGCCGCATGTCCAGTTCCTGCTGGCGCATCGGCACCGGGCTCAGCGCCAGCAGCTCGCTGTTCCACAGACCGTCGTGGCGCAGCGCGAGCACGGCCGCGGCACCGGCCGCGAGCGCCACCACCA
Above is a window of Azoarcus olearius DNA encoding:
- a CDS encoding polysaccharide deacetylase family protein, which codes for MHALPAVRRWRPTPLITATLALHLGALGGLAAAPAWWGWVLAALALNHAALTAAGLWPRSRLLGPNWTRLPAAAAARGEIALTIDDGPDPEVTPQVLAQLAASGARATFFLIGENAARHPQLVADILRAGHEVQNHSQWHRKTFSLFGPRRMERDVAAAQHTLAGLGAPLPRFFRAPAGLRNPFLEPVLARHGLTLASWTRRAFDTREGEPAAVLARLTRELGPGDILLLHDGHAARSPGGRAVILEVLPRLLDAVRTAGLHPVTLTAALR
- a CDS encoding class I SAM-dependent methyltransferase, which codes for MSSAFRKRLLDAATAPYRPAGHFAWHFARGKLGRDPIFFSLLRHGLIPDPATVLDLGCGQGLLSNWITAAARLHDEGRWPADWPPPPRLQGYRGIELMQNDVDRALPALPPGAVVEQGDMRHADYGEANVVFILDCLHYVDIAAQDAVLARVRDTLAPRGRLIMRVGDAGAGLPFHLCSWVDRVVTFVRGHRLGTLHCRPVTAWQATLEGLGFRVQTMPMDAGTPFANTMLVGSLD